In a genomic window of Brucella anthropi ATCC 49188:
- a CDS encoding ABC transporter ATP-binding protein, giving the protein MTLMDLSGVSFAYAGGKTVLHDVDLKLETGSNLGIVGESGSGKTTMLKLLLGLQRPSSGKVSFRGKPLDIGNRGFMRDFRRSVQAVFQDPYSSLDPRQRVFDIIAEPLRSLKIETDIAQAVAQALDSVDLPADAARRYPHEFSGGQRQRIAIARAIVSKPELVIADEVVSALDLTTRARIIDLMRSLSERTTFVVVSHDIALVALLCERLIVLESGRIVEQGNTRDILADPQHAYTRKLLTSLPRMPQPA; this is encoded by the coding sequence ATGACTTTGATGGACCTTTCGGGCGTTTCCTTTGCCTATGCCGGTGGTAAGACGGTTTTGCATGACGTCGATCTGAAACTTGAGACCGGAAGCAATCTGGGCATTGTCGGTGAGTCCGGTTCCGGCAAAACAACCATGTTGAAACTGCTGCTTGGACTGCAGCGCCCGTCTTCGGGGAAAGTTTCGTTTCGCGGCAAGCCTCTGGATATTGGCAATCGCGGTTTCATGCGCGATTTTCGCCGTTCGGTGCAGGCGGTGTTTCAAGATCCCTATTCATCGCTCGATCCGCGCCAGCGTGTCTTCGACATCATTGCCGAGCCGCTGCGATCTTTGAAAATCGAGACCGATATTGCGCAGGCTGTTGCGCAGGCGCTCGATTCCGTCGATTTGCCAGCGGATGCCGCCCGCCGCTATCCGCACGAGTTTTCAGGTGGCCAGCGCCAGCGTATAGCCATCGCTCGGGCGATTGTCTCTAAACCTGAGCTCGTCATCGCCGACGAAGTGGTCAGCGCGCTCGATCTGACAACACGGGCCCGTATCATCGATCTCATGCGCTCTCTTTCAGAACGCACGACTTTTGTGGTGGTGTCGCACGACATCGCACTGGTTGCGCTCTTGTGCGAACGGCTGATCGTTCTGGAAAGTGGCCGGATCGTGGAGCAGGGCAATACGCGGGACATTCTGGCCGATCCGCAGCATGCCTATACGAGGAAACTGCTGACCAGTTTGCCGAGAATGCCTCAACCCGCTTGA
- a CDS encoding RNA polymerase sigma factor → MTSRLWDLAELYESEQISLRAFVRRIVGNTATAEDVVQQAFLNLLSRYEDTAQAPGPAYVKRTARNLALNHLRDARRRADVEIEVDEPERFADARPSPEMTVLYRSELHRLLHSVAQLPPRRREAFVLNRIEGLSYDEVAERMGISRNTVITQIVSALAELDWRLSE, encoded by the coding sequence ATGACTTCCCGGTTGTGGGATCTGGCAGAACTCTATGAAAGCGAGCAGATCAGTCTGCGGGCTTTTGTGCGTCGTATTGTCGGAAATACCGCCACGGCTGAAGATGTCGTTCAGCAAGCCTTCCTGAACCTGCTTTCCCGCTATGAAGATACGGCACAGGCGCCAGGTCCTGCTTATGTAAAGCGCACAGCGCGCAATCTTGCGCTCAATCACTTACGCGATGCCCGCCGCAGGGCGGATGTCGAAATCGAGGTCGATGAGCCCGAGCGCTTTGCCGATGCGCGACCATCGCCGGAAATGACGGTGCTTTATCGCAGCGAGCTTCATCGTCTTTTACATTCCGTCGCGCAGCTTCCGCCGCGTCGGCGCGAAGCCTTTGTTCTCAACCGGATCGAGGGGTTGAGTTATGACGAAGTTGCCGAGCGTATGGGAATTTCCCGAAATACGGTTATAACGCAGATCGTGTCAGCGCTGGCTGAACTCGACTGGCGGCTTTCAGAGTAA
- a CDS encoding FecR family protein, with amino-acid sequence MKEFETDPVYMKALEWFVLLQDKTVSADDRRAFSAWIASDPAHRVAYERAQTLWQRFDAVKPEYDRIRQSGHKSDGRVGRRGVVLGGLAALVLLPGAYLLSRPGLFATYQTGVGERRSFTLADGSTVELGSYSALSLDFSGNGRNLVLHEGQGFFQVASDPSRPFVVSANGGTITALGTAFDVKLIDRAVTVSVVEHAVSVAFGQSDPVRLDEGWQITYGGDEAALPQRADPQTVEAWRNDRIIFEDVPLSRVLSELERYRRGRIFLTDTEIGNMPVTAIFDTRDAEAALATIAETLPVRVLNGSGWVTVVTRR; translated from the coding sequence ATGAAGGAGTTTGAAACCGATCCGGTTTACATGAAGGCGCTGGAATGGTTTGTGCTGTTACAGGACAAAACCGTCAGCGCCGATGACCGGCGTGCGTTTTCAGCCTGGATTGCATCTGACCCTGCGCATCGAGTGGCCTATGAGCGTGCGCAGACGCTGTGGCAACGCTTCGATGCCGTGAAGCCTGAATATGACCGCATCCGCCAATCGGGCCATAAATCGGACGGTCGTGTGGGCCGGCGCGGCGTTGTTCTGGGTGGCCTTGCCGCTCTCGTTCTTCTGCCTGGCGCTTATCTCTTGTCGCGTCCCGGTCTGTTTGCGACTTATCAAACGGGTGTCGGTGAACGTCGCAGCTTTACGCTTGCCGATGGAAGCACTGTCGAGCTTGGCAGCTATTCGGCGCTTTCCCTCGATTTTTCGGGCAACGGGCGCAACCTTGTGCTCCATGAAGGGCAGGGGTTCTTTCAGGTCGCCTCCGATCCGTCGCGCCCCTTTGTGGTTAGCGCCAATGGCGGCACGATCACTGCGCTCGGGACTGCTTTTGACGTGAAACTGATCGATCGGGCGGTCACTGTTTCAGTGGTTGAGCATGCAGTTTCAGTGGCTTTTGGTCAAAGCGATCCGGTGCGCCTTGATGAGGGCTGGCAGATAACTTATGGCGGTGATGAAGCGGCTTTGCCGCAACGGGCCGACCCGCAGACGGTTGAAGCCTGGCGCAATGACAGGATTATCTTTGAGGACGTTCCGCTCAGCCGCGTACTGAGCGAGCTGGAACGCTATCGTCGTGGCAGGATTTTCCTCACCGACACAGAAATCGGCAATATGCCGGTTACGGCAATTTTTGATACGCGTGATGCCGAAGCGGCTCTTGCAACCATTGCCGAAACCTTGCCGGTCAGAGTCCTGAACGGTTCCGGCTGGGTGACCGTCGTTACACGGCGATAA